GCAGGTTACGTGCGGATTTGAGAAGCGGAGACCCTTCCTTCACAACGATCAGCACCGACTTGGGCGTGTAGGTACCGCCCTTCCTGGTCGTGACACGTTTACGGCCGTTCTTTGCCCGAGCCATATCTTTACCGACGATCTTCGACAACGCTGTGTAAACATCCTTTGTCTTAGTGAGTTTGTCAAAAGATTCATCGATCAGTATAGGAACATCTGTATCGACCTTGTGACCGCGGGCAACCACGATGTCCTTGTGCGTGGTAGCCGCGATGGCACTTCTCAGTGCCTTGAGATGTTCCTTTTTGTTGATCAGTTCGACGATCTTCTTCTCAACCTTCGGCGGATGAGCACGACGACCTTTCACGGCAAACGGCACTTTACGAACATCACCCCATCTTCCCTTCGGACGTACAGTCCTCGGTAAACGGGCCTGGCCCCTGTTCTTCAGAGATGCATAGGACTCTTTACGACCTCTGTACTTGGCACTGGTCTCGAGACCTGCCCACACATAGTTTCCTTTGGGTTGATATCGTTTGGATTGTTCTGCCAGCACTGCCCGTCTGATCAGATCCTCGCGCACCGTCTCCTCAAACACCTTCGGAAGTTCTATCTCCTTGATAACAGACCCGTTCACATCATAAACCTTGGCTTTCAAACCTCTCACCCTTCACATCAGTTTTGTGCTTCGAGCGATACATAAGTAATCTTTAACGGTTTATTCTGTTTTGTCTGGCGGACTGCCTTCCTCAATCTGATCAACCGTTTTTTAGGACCCGGTACCGACCCGTAGATGAGCACGTAATCGTTACGTACTACACCGTAATGCGGAAATCCTCCCTTGGGCGTAATCGGGTCGTCTTTTGAACCGATCTTTACAACGAGTTTGTTGAGGTCGGTCCTCTTATGATAACCCATCTGACCGGCGCGCGGTACCGTCCACATGACGTACGGCGGCTTGAACGCGCCGAGTACACCGCCGTGTCTCCGGCGACCTGTTGCCTTACGCGGGTTCAACGGTACACCGAACCGTTTGACAACACCCTGCCAACCCTTGCCTTTTGTAACCGCTATCACATCCACATATTCACCCGGTGAGAGAACATCTGCAACGCGAACCTCTTTACCGAGTAAAGATTTCGCGTATTCGAGTTTTTCATTCTTATCACTGCCGCCGATCGCGATCTCCATACGCTCGACGCGTTTCTT
This sequence is a window from Candidatus Micrarchaeota archaeon. Protein-coding genes within it:
- a CDS encoding 50S ribosomal protein L4 is translated as MKAKVYDVNGSVIKEIELPKVFEETVREDLIRRAVLAEQSKRYQPKGNYVWAGLETSAKYRGRKESYASLKNRGQARLPRTVRPKGRWGDVRKVPFAVKGRRAHPPKVEKKIVELINKKEHLKALRSAIAATTHKDIVVARGHKVDTDVPILIDESFDKLTKTKDVYTALSKIVGKDMARAKNGRKRVTTRKGGTYTPKSVLIVVKEGSPLLKSARNLPGVDVVTPDKLSVELLAPGTHPGRLTLYSVNVLDEIDNLDESVFAENN
- a CDS encoding 50S ribosomal protein L3; this encodes MTRKHSFRRGSMGFRPRKRAERQTPRVTSWPSDENTRLLGFAGYKAGMTHVLYLEEGKSHLKGKEVFVPVTVIETPPIVVYGIRFYKNGQVVTDYLTDDSSVLSRLKFKKRMTENKEQSIPEDFDDVRVLVFTQPGLTGIGKKRVERMEIAIGGSDKNEKLEYAKSLLGKEVRVADVLSPGEYVDVIAVTKGKGWQGVVKRFGVPLNPRKATGRRRHGGVLGAFKPPYVMWTVPRAGQMGYHKRTDLNKLVVKIGSKDDPITPKGGFPHYGVVRNDYVLIYGSVPGPKKRLIRLRKAVRQTKQNKPLKITYVSLEAQN